From Coprothermobacter sp., one genomic window encodes:
- a CDS encoding serine--tRNA ligase, protein MLSLELIRQHPDLVKAGIAAKNEGPEMVDEILEVDRERRDLLQKVDELKHLRNEASEQIATLKRSKLDASAAIAEMKDVGSHIAELDDRVRVVDVRLRTLLLCIPNLPQASVPVGKSDKENTIVFTWHEKPTFTFVPRPHWEIGESLGIIDSAAGAKISGSRFYVLKGLGAKLERSLISWMIDVHVQEEGYTEILPPYLVNRESMTGTGQLPKFADDLYHTDTDDLFLDPTAEVPVTNLLRDEIVREEDLPIKYVAYTACFRKEAGAAGKDTRGIIRVHQFNKVEMVKFVKPEDSYHELDLLIENAEGILKKLGLPYHRSEMCTGDLGFAAAMKFDPEVWMPGQDRYVEISSCSNFEDFQARRANIRYRTRDGKIAFVHTLNGSGLAVGRTMAAILENYQQEDGSVRVPDALLPYMGTDVIR, encoded by the coding sequence ATGCTGAGCCTGGAACTGATTCGTCAGCACCCTGACCTCGTGAAGGCCGGGATAGCAGCAAAGAACGAAGGGCCGGAGATGGTCGACGAGATCCTTGAGGTCGACCGGGAGAGGCGAGACCTGCTCCAGAAGGTGGACGAACTCAAGCACCTCCGCAACGAAGCCAGCGAGCAGATCGCCACACTCAAGCGCTCCAAACTGGACGCTTCGGCCGCCATCGCCGAGATGAAAGACGTCGGCTCGCACATCGCAGAGCTGGATGACCGGGTAAGGGTGGTCGATGTGCGCCTTCGAACCCTGCTGCTCTGCATCCCGAACCTGCCTCAAGCGTCGGTCCCTGTCGGCAAAAGCGACAAAGAGAACACTATTGTGTTTACGTGGCACGAGAAGCCAACCTTCACATTTGTTCCGAGGCCTCACTGGGAGATTGGGGAATCCCTGGGTATCATCGATTCTGCTGCAGGCGCGAAGATTTCTGGATCGCGCTTTTATGTTCTCAAGGGGCTGGGGGCAAAACTCGAGAGATCTCTCATCTCATGGATGATCGACGTACACGTCCAGGAAGAGGGCTATACGGAGATCCTGCCGCCCTATCTGGTCAATCGGGAGTCGATGACGGGGACGGGACAACTGCCGAAGTTCGCGGATGACCTTTACCACACAGACACCGACGACCTGTTCCTCGACCCGACGGCCGAGGTTCCAGTGACCAATTTGCTCAGGGATGAAATCGTCCGCGAAGAAGACCTGCCCATCAAGTACGTCGCCTACACCGCATGCTTCCGAAAAGAGGCTGGTGCGGCGGGCAAGGACACTCGAGGCATCATCCGCGTCCACCAGTTCAACAAAGTCGAGATGGTCAAGTTCGTCAAGCCGGAAGATTCATATCATGAGCTGGATCTGCTCATCGAGAACGCCGAGGGCATTCTGAAGAAGCTGGGGCTTCCGTATCATCGCAGCGAGATGTGCACCGGGGATCTTGGCTTTGCGGCCGCAATGAAGTTCGACCCCGAGGTCTGGATGCCCGGCCAGGATCGATATGTCGAGATAAGTTCCTGCAGCAACTTCGAAGACTTTCAGGCGCGCAGGGCAAACATCCGGTACCGTACCAGGGATGGCAAGATCGCATTCGTCCACACCCTCAACGGCTCTGGGCTCGCTGTGGGCAGAACGATGGCTGCGATTCTGGAGAACTACCAGCAGGAGGACGGCAGCGTGAGAGTGCCGGACGCCTTGCTTCCATATATGGGAACAGACGTTATCCGCTGA
- a CDS encoding ornithine carbamoyltransferase produces MDLYGKDLITTQDWGKEWLDEVLALAKDMKKHRYEKPYTEILKYKTFFMFFYNPSVRTRQSFEAAATELGGHAQFLEPKTMRLKSKERAGETIEDAAKVMSRYGVGLGIRILEDAIEQYGDGEALLREYAEYASIPIVSMAHDKYHPCQGLADLMGLQEHMGDVKGRKITMMWGYSPMVRSWSSVQEDVLLLPRYGMDLTLAYPEGFDLDPEVIETAKKNAEKAGTKFEMTHDRFEAVKGADVVYARQWMSPKRYAIGKEEDQKLALQYKDWRLTSELNDLTNKAYFIHPMPADRGDEVDDEVASGPRSIIYDIAENRLHAQKAIMALTMAAGWK; encoded by the coding sequence ATGGACCTTTATGGTAAGGATCTGATTACTACGCAGGATTGGGGAAAAGAATGGCTTGATGAAGTTCTTGCCCTGGCAAAAGACATGAAGAAACATAGGTATGAAAAGCCATACACTGAAATCCTCAAGTACAAGACTTTCTTCATGTTCTTTTATAACCCCTCGGTAAGGACGAGGCAGTCTTTTGAAGCGGCGGCCACAGAACTTGGAGGGCATGCTCAATTTCTCGAGCCCAAAACGATGAGATTGAAGTCAAAAGAAAGAGCGGGCGAAACGATAGAGGATGCAGCAAAGGTAATGTCGAGATATGGTGTTGGCCTTGGAATAAGGATTCTTGAAGATGCTATTGAGCAGTATGGCGATGGCGAAGCATTGCTTAGAGAATATGCAGAATATGCATCAATTCCTATTGTCTCGATGGCTCATGATAAGTATCACCCCTGCCAGGGGCTTGCAGACCTCATGGGGTTGCAGGAACACATGGGAGATGTGAAGGGCAGAAAGATAACCATGATGTGGGGTTACTCCCCTATGGTGCGTTCCTGGAGCTCCGTTCAGGAGGATGTCCTCCTTCTTCCAAGGTATGGAATGGACCTTACTCTCGCATATCCTGAAGGTTTTGACCTTGACCCGGAAGTCATTGAGACGGCGAAGAAAAATGCAGAGAAAGCTGGAACAAAGTTTGAAATGACCCATGACAGATTTGAAGCAGTTAAGGGTGCTGATGTTGTTTATGCAAGGCAATGGATGAGCCCAAAGAGATATGCCATTGGCAAAGAAGAAGACCAAAAGCTCGCGCTTCAATACAAAGATTGGAGGCTGACTTCGGAGCTCAATGATTTGACGAACAAGGCCTATTTCATTCACCCTATGCCAGCTGATAGAGGGGATGAAGTGGACGACGAAGTAGCAAGTGGCCCTCGTTCAATCATTTACGATATTGCAGAAAACAGGCTCCATGCCCAGAAGGCGATAATGGCCCTTACGATGGCAGCTGGCTGGAAATAA
- a CDS encoding carbamate kinase, translating to MGTRQIRIFAFGGNEVAPVGLVDEHGKAIIPDIAMQWKRTKETCESISDIVNSFPEDDYILTHGNGPQVGNVLLRSEYSRPILPPLPLDVCGADTQGSMGYMLAQILANQLKTKGINKQVVSIVTQVVVGKDDPGFQNPTKFIGPSYTKEQAMVRAQTDGWVVKLYKKDEIGNEIWRKVVPSPVPLDIVEIDLVEAALERGMVPITVGGGGIPVVLEEPDEHGVYHSNYGFTFEDGKDLKVYRGVEAVIDKDLASALLGTMLIERAKENGEDVDVTLTIFTGEDGAKLHYQKPDQVNLRHLTLEEAKKYYSEGHFPAGSMGPKILAIIKFLEGGGKKAYISLTSKYLETLEGKAGTTIVRE from the coding sequence ATGGGAACAAGACAAATCAGGATTTTTGCATTTGGTGGCAATGAAGTTGCCCCGGTCGGTCTCGTTGATGAACATGGAAAGGCTATTATCCCCGATATTGCTATGCAATGGAAAAGAACAAAAGAAACCTGCGAGTCTATATCAGACATCGTGAATTCTTTTCCTGAAGATGATTACATCCTTACCCACGGTAATGGCCCTCAGGTAGGCAATGTTCTACTTCGCTCAGAGTATTCGAGGCCCATACTTCCTCCTCTTCCCCTTGATGTGTGCGGGGCAGATACTCAGGGCTCGATGGGGTATATGTTGGCACAGATTCTTGCAAACCAGCTAAAGACAAAAGGCATCAACAAACAGGTTGTGAGCATCGTAACACAGGTTGTCGTTGGTAAAGATGACCCTGGCTTCCAGAACCCTACGAAATTTATCGGCCCTTCTTACACAAAAGAACAAGCAATGGTAAGAGCCCAGACCGACGGGTGGGTCGTTAAGCTATACAAGAAAGACGAAATCGGCAACGAAATCTGGAGAAAGGTTGTCCCATCACCTGTGCCCCTTGATATCGTTGAGATTGATCTCGTTGAGGCAGCACTTGAAAGAGGTATGGTACCAATAACCGTTGGCGGCGGCGGCATCCCTGTTGTTTTGGAAGAGCCTGACGAACATGGTGTTTATCATAGCAACTATGGCTTTACTTTTGAAGATGGTAAAGATTTAAAGGTTTACAGAGGTGTTGAGGCCGTGATAGACAAGGATCTTGCTTCTGCTTTGCTTGGTACGATGCTTATAGAGAGAGCAAAGGAAAATGGAGAAGATGTTGATGTCACACTCACTATATTTACAGGAGAAGACGGAGCCAAGCTTCACTATCAGAAGCCTGATCAGGTCAACCTGAGACATTTGACTCTTGAAGAAGCAAAGAAATACTATTCTGAAGGGCATTTCCCCGCGGGCAGTATGGGGCCCAAGATTCTTGCAATTATCAAATTCCTTGAAGGCGGCGGCAAGAAGGCCTATATTTCCTTGACTTCGAAATATCTTGAAACGCTTGAAGGAAAAGCTGGGACGACGATCGTTAGAGAATAA
- a CDS encoding ornithine carbamoyltransferase: MKTDLRGRDFISVLDFDREELETILEVAKWLKMRNAVGEPQTEILKGKVLGLLFASPSTRTRLSFQTGIVQLGGSAQVYNPEELQLSHKESWKDTAEMISRFLDGFAIRLYNLKTQMGAETYEYGDAREVLRGIAEYANIPVINMLDDKEHPCQIMGDILTMTEKFGGLEGARKKKIVMSWAYDERAKSAGVPQTMIAAGCTLGLNITLAYPDEPGLYDLDSEYVEFAKKAAAESGGSLVIENDIWKASKDADVIYAKSWARNPEKHAEVGKKYKDDWRISHEHFKIASKNSVYMHCLPARRGFEVTDLLIDDPKISIVNDEAENRLHVQKAIMSLTMR; this comes from the coding sequence ATGAAAACAGATTTGAGAGGTAGAGATTTTATTAGCGTACTCGACTTTGACCGAGAGGAGCTGGAGACAATTCTTGAGGTTGCTAAATGGCTTAAAATGAGAAATGCCGTGGGTGAGCCACAGACAGAAATCCTCAAAGGAAAGGTTTTGGGATTGCTTTTTGCCTCGCCTTCAACGAGAACTCGACTTTCTTTTCAAACAGGGATCGTTCAGCTTGGCGGGTCTGCTCAGGTCTATAATCCTGAGGAACTACAACTTTCCCACAAGGAGTCGTGGAAGGATACTGCCGAGATGATTTCGAGATTTTTGGACGGTTTTGCAATTCGTCTCTATAATCTCAAAACCCAGATGGGTGCAGAAACATATGAATATGGAGATGCTAGAGAGGTTTTAAGAGGAATAGCTGAATATGCGAATATACCTGTAATCAATATGCTTGATGATAAGGAGCACCCCTGTCAGATCATGGGTGATATTCTTACGATGACGGAAAAATTCGGTGGGTTGGAAGGAGCTCGAAAGAAAAAGATCGTTATGTCATGGGCATATGATGAGAGGGCAAAATCTGCAGGGGTACCTCAGACAATGATTGCTGCGGGTTGCACGCTTGGGTTGAATATTACTCTTGCCTATCCTGACGAGCCAGGGCTTTACGATCTTGATAGCGAATATGTTGAATTTGCAAAGAAGGCAGCAGCAGAAAGTGGCGGTTCTCTCGTGATTGAGAATGACATCTGGAAAGCATCAAAAGACGCAGATGTCATCTACGCCAAGTCTTGGGCCAGGAATCCCGAAAAACACGCTGAAGTGGGCAAGAAATACAAGGATGATTGGCGTATTTCGCATGAGCATTTCAAGATCGCCAGTAAGAATTCTGTGTATATGCATTGTCTTCCTGCTCGTAGAGGTTTTGAAGTTACTGATCTCCTGATTGATGACCCGAAGATCTCCATTGTTAATGATGAGGCAGAGAACAGGCTTCATGTTCAAAAAGCAATCATGTCATTGACAATGAGATAG
- the thrC gene encoding threonine synthase, translated as MSSVLGLKCMKCGREYDPFTTRYVCPTCGNDGILEVLYDYDRVRTVLTREQLKDDHDLSMWRYLALLPVEERPPSLTLQIGWTPLYASQRVGPQLGLDHVWFKDDGRNPTASLKDRASAIAIAKAAELGERVITAATTGNAGSSLAGLAANAGFTAYIFAPASAPAGKIAQLRVFGSHLFLVDGNYDQAFDLCMDATERFGWYNRNTAFNPFMVEGKKTVALEVAEQLRFEAPDKVIVPVGDGCIVSGVAKGFRDLLTLGLIDHMPQLIAVQAEGCAPIARAVISGEPVAYLENPASCADSIVAGIPRNHLMAMRDIRSSGGLAVTVSDDEIIDAIGFLGRNEGIFAEPAAAASVAALRKLADSGDLHQGDRIVVLITGNGLKDVQNALRVKGASMTIPPLIDAVEQAIADGF; from the coding sequence ATGTCTTCAGTTCTTGGGCTGAAATGCATGAAGTGCGGACGCGAATACGACCCTTTCACAACCCGCTATGTCTGCCCCACATGCGGCAACGACGGAATCCTCGAAGTCCTGTACGACTACGATCGGGTCCGAACGGTCCTCACCAGGGAACAGCTGAAGGATGACCACGACCTCTCGATGTGGCGATATCTCGCGCTCTTGCCCGTCGAGGAGCGTCCTCCATCGCTGACACTCCAGATCGGATGGACACCGCTGTATGCGAGCCAACGTGTCGGTCCTCAACTCGGACTGGACCATGTGTGGTTCAAAGACGACGGGCGTAATCCCACAGCTTCACTGAAAGACAGAGCCTCCGCCATCGCCATCGCCAAGGCAGCCGAACTTGGCGAACGCGTTATCACGGCCGCAACGACGGGCAATGCAGGTTCCAGCCTGGCAGGGCTTGCAGCGAATGCAGGATTCACTGCATACATCTTTGCTCCCGCATCCGCGCCTGCAGGAAAGATAGCCCAACTGCGAGTCTTCGGCAGCCATCTGTTTCTCGTCGACGGCAACTACGACCAGGCATTCGACCTGTGCATGGACGCGACGGAGCGATTTGGCTGGTACAACAGAAATACGGCCTTCAACCCGTTCATGGTTGAGGGTAAGAAGACCGTTGCTCTCGAGGTCGCCGAACAGCTGCGCTTCGAAGCACCAGACAAGGTCATCGTCCCGGTTGGGGATGGATGTATCGTCTCTGGTGTCGCAAAGGGATTCCGCGACCTGTTGACCCTCGGACTCATCGACCACATGCCCCAACTGATAGCAGTCCAGGCTGAAGGTTGTGCTCCGATCGCACGCGCGGTCATTTCGGGCGAACCGGTCGCCTACCTGGAGAACCCGGCATCGTGTGCTGACAGCATCGTCGCCGGCATTCCGCGCAACCATCTCATGGCCATGCGCGACATCAGGTCCAGCGGCGGTCTGGCGGTCACTGTCTCAGATGACGAAATCATCGACGCCATAGGGTTCCTGGGCAGGAACGAGGGTATCTTCGCTGAACCGGCCGCGGCGGCTTCCGTGGCCGCACTGCGCAAGCTGGCTGACAGTGGTGACCTGCACCAGGGGGACCGCATCGTTGTCCTCATCACCGGGAATGGGCTGAAGGATGTTCAAAACGCACTCAGGGTAAAGGGTGCCAGCATGACGATACCGCCGCTTATCGATGCAGTGGAACAGGCGATTGCAGACGGGTTCTGA